The following proteins are co-located in the Pyricularia oryzae 70-15 chromosome 1, whole genome shotgun sequence genome:
- a CDS encoding regulatory protein Cys-3, with translation MAGYNGRRAPNVAQYLRELNTIQPATPAASADGFGGSLDEDLMMFTNTQFFDFETGENTDYQSQPHKETPPSTVSPSETQQPISAAASTTTMDDFSSMDFMSGDLNFSDFGGPYASSTMHSYPEPLSGLQSIQPNPQHTYPMAPPAQRPLPPQQNAFAAQQQQPRLAASSTKVRSPMEQTRPASQDESSRLAAEEDKRRRNTAASARFRVKKKQREQALEKSAKEMNDKVNALEGRINQLETENKWLKNLIMEKNDGNEDIAKLWKEFSAKQQAGDGGKSPKAEKKKPVASPEEHEADDFTG, from the exons ATGGCAGGATACAACGGGCGACGAGCCCCCAATGTGGCTCAATACCTGCGAGAACTGAACACAATCCAGCCGGCAACCCCGGCCGCGTCGGCCGACGGCTTTGGAGGAAGCCTGGATGAAGATCTCATGATGTTCACCAACACACAATTCTTCGATTTCGAAACGGGAGAGAACACCGATTACCAGTCGCAACCACACAAAGAGACACCGCCGAGCACAGTCAGCCCGAGCGAGACACAGCAGCCCATTTCGGCGGCCGCAtcaacgacgacgatggaTGACTTTAGCAGTATGGACTTTATGTCAG GCGACCTTAACTTTTCCGACTTTGGCGGTCCATATGCATCATCAACTATGCACAGCTATCCGGAGCCCCTGAGCGGCCTCCAGTCTATCCAGCCAAACCCACAACACACTTACCCCATGGCCCCACCTGCACAAAGGCCCCTTCCGCCGCAACAAAACGCGTTTGCcgcacaacagcaacagcctaGGTTAGCAGCCTCCTCCACCAAGGTTCGGTCACCAATGGAACAGACCAGGCCGGCGAGCCAAGATGAGTCATCGCGTCTCGCCGCGGAAGAGGACAAGCGTCGTCGCAACACAGCCGCCTCTGCGCGCTTTCGCGTCAAGAAGAAGCAGCGTGAGCAGGCTCTTGAGAAGAGCGCCAAAGAAATGAACGACAAGGTCAACGCTCTCGAGGGGCGTATCAACCAGCTGGAAACAGAAAACAAGTGGTTGAAGAACCTAATAATGGAGAAGAACGACGGCAATGAAGATATCGCCAAACTCTGGAAGGAGTTCAGTGCAAAGCAGCAGGCTGGCGATGGTGGCAAGAGCCCAAAggcagaaaagaagaagcccgTAGCATCGCCCGAGGAACATGAGGCAGATGACTTTACGGGATGA
- a CDS encoding ribonucleoside-diphosphate reductase large subunit — MFVRKRDGRQERVQFDKITARVSRLCYGLDPEHVDPVAITQKVISGVYGGVTTIQLDDLAAETAAYMTVTHPDYAILAARIAVSNLHKQTKKQFSSVVSDLFHYVNPKNGKLSPMIAQDTYDCVMRHKEDLDSAIVYDRDFNYQYFGFKTLERSYLLKLNGKIVERPQHMIMRVAVGIWGDNIERVIETYNLMSSKFFTHASPTLFNAGTPQAQLSSCFLVDMKDDSIEGIYDTLKTCAMISKMAGGIGLNVHRIRATGSYIAGTNGTSNGIVPMLRVFNNTARYVDQGGNKRPGAFAIYLEPWHADVFEFLDLRKNHGKEEIRARDLFLALWIPDLFMKRVEKNGDWTLMCPNECPGLADCYGEEFEALYEKYEQAGKGRKTIKAQKLWYSILEAQTETGNPFMLYKDHCNRKSNQKNLGTIRSSNLCTEIIEYSAPDEVAVCNLASLALPQFVDYHKGEYDFEKLHEVTQVVVRNLNKIIEVNYYPVQEARNSNMRHRPIGLGVQGLADAFLALRLPFESPEARDLNKKIFETIYHAALTASCKLAEEQGPYSTYEGSPVSQGILQYDMWNVKPSDLWDWDALKANIKQHGVRNSLLVAPMPTASTSQILGNNECFEPYTSNIYQRRVLAGEFQVVNPWLLKDLVELGLWSDDMKNRIIAEGGSIQNIASIPEDTKKLYKTVWEISQRTVVQMAADRGAFIDQSQSLNIHMRDPTMGKITSMHFTGWKLGLKTGMYYLRTQAAAQPIQFTVDQEALRLQDKAVAKERVLGKRAPPTGSYMSSPGASVPRPMYATKKGSEGNSLNAESADANGYPTPSTTPPPAVTSKPVASPAKSVPFKADQEEGESPKALPTEPSKNVDEEEALDSKKKDTEDNESESKEREMDIYSEAVLACSIENPEACVMCSG; from the exons ATGTTTGTCAGGAAGCGTGATGGTCGCCAAGAGCGCGTCCAGTTCGACAAGATCACTGCCCGTGTGTCAAGGCTGTGTTACGGCCTCGACCCGGAGCACGTTGATCCTGTTGCTATCACCCAGAAGGTCATCTCGGGTGTGTACGGAGGTGTCACAACTATCCAGCTGGACGATCTT GCCGCCGAGACAGCAGCATACATGACAGTCACCCACCCCGACTACGCCATCCTCGCTGCTCGTATCGCAGTCTCAAACCTTCACAAGCAGACCAAGAAGCAGTTTTCATCAGTGGTCAGCGACCTCTTCCACTATGTAAACCCCAAGAACGGCAAGCTCTCTCCCATGATTGCCCAAGACACATACGACTGCGTCATGCGTCACAAGGAGGATCTCGACTCAGCTATTGTCTACGACCGTGATTTCAACTACCAATATTTCGGCTTCAAGACTCTCGAGAGGTCTTACCTATTGAAGCTCAATGGCAAGATTGTCGAGAGGCCACAGCACATGATCATGCGTGTTGCTGTAGGTATCTGGGGTGACAACATTGAGCGAGTCATCGAAACCTACAACCTTATGTCTAGCAAATTCTTCACACACGCCTCCCCGACGCTTTTCAACGCCGGCACACCGCAGGCTCAGTTGTCGTCATGCTTCCTGGTTGATATGAAGGACGACAGCATTGAGGGAATCTACGACACCCTCAAGACTTGTGCCATGATCTCCAAGATGGCTGGCGGTATCGGTCTCAACGTCCATCGCATCCGTGCCACTGGCTCCTATATCGCCGGTACCAACGGCACCTCGAACGGCATTGTTCCCATGCTGCGTGTGTTCAACAACACAGCTCGCTACGTCGACCAGGGTGGCAACAAGCGCCCCGGTGCCTTTGCCATCTACCTTGAGCCGTGGCACGCAGATGTCTTCGAGTTCCTCGACCTAAGGAAGAACCACGGAAAGGAGGAGATTCGTGCCCGTGACCTGTTCCTCGCTCTTTGGATCCCTGATCTGTTCATGAAGCGCGTTGAGAAAAACGGCGACTGGACCTTGATGTGCCCGAACGAGTGCCCTGGCCTCGCGGACTGCTACGGTGAAGAGTTCGAGGCTCTGTATGAGAAGTATGAGCAGGCCGGTAAGGGTCGCAAGACGATCAAGGCCCAGAAACTTTGGTATTCCATCCTGGAGGCTCAGACTGAGACTGGTAACCCGTTCATGCTGTACAAGGATCACTGCAACCGCAAGAGCAACCAGAAGAACCTTGGTACCATTCGCAGCTCCAACCTCTGCACGGAGATTATCGAGTACTCTGCCCCTGACGAGGTTGCTGTATGCAACCTTGCTTCCCTGGCTCTGCCCCAGTTCGTCGACTACCACAAGGGTGAATACGACTTTGAGAAACTCCATGAGGTCACTCAAGTCGTTGTTCGCAACCTCAACAAGATCATCGAAGTCAACTACTACCCCGTCCAGGAGGCACGCAACAGCAACATGCGCCACAGGCCTATCGGTCTGGGCGTCCAAGGTCTGGCTGACGCTTTCCTTGCACTCCGTCTGCCTTTCGAGTCTCCTGAGGCTCGTGATCTCAACAAGAAGATCTTTGAGACCATCTACCACGCTGCTCTGACTGCCTCTTGCAAGCTTGCAGAGGAGCAGGGTCCATACTCGACATACGAGGGATCTCCTGTTTCACAGGGAATTCTCCAGTACGACATGTGGAACGTCAAGCCTTCAGACCTCTGGGACTGGGACGCTCTCAAGGCCAACATCAAGCAACATGGTGTCCGCAACAGCTTGCTCGTTGCCCCCATGCCTACAGCTAGCACGTCACAAATCCTTGGCAACAACGAGTGCTTTGAGCCCTATACTTCCAACATTTACCAACGCCGTGTGCTTGCCGGCGAGTTCCAGGTAGTCAACCCCTGGTTGCTCAAGGATCTGGTCGAGCTTGGTCTGTGGTCAGACGACATGAAGAACCGTATCATCGCCGAGGGAGGCTCCATCCAGAACATTGCCAGCATCCCTGAGGATACCAAGAAGCTCTACAAGACTGTTTGGGAGATCTCGCAACGTACCGTCGTTCAGATGGCCGCTGACCGTGGTGCCTTCATTGACCAGTCCCAGTCGCTCAACATCCACATGCGCGACCCGACCATGGGCAAGATCACCTCGATGCATTTCACCGGCTGGAAGCTTGGTCTCAAGACCGGCATGTACTACCTGCGGACGCAGGCAGCCGCCCAGCCGATTCAGTTCACTGTCGACCAGGAGGCGCTGCGTCTGCAGGACAAGGCCGTTGCCAAGGAGCGCGTCCTCGGCAAGCGTGCACCTCCGACCGGCAGCTACATGTCGTCGCCGGGTGCCTCAGTTCCGAGGCCGATGTACGCCACCAAAAAAGGCTCGGAGGGCAACTCCCTAAACGCCGAGTCGGCCGATGCTAACGGCTACCCAACGCCGAGCACCACGCCTCCTCCGGCTGTCACTTCCAAGCCGGTCGCATCTCCCGCCAAATCCGTTCCGTTCAAGGCGGATCAGGAGGAGGGTGAGAGCCCCAAGGCTTTGCCCACCGAGCCATCGAAGAATGTCGACGAAGAGGAAGCACTAGacagcaagaagaaggatACAGAGGACAATGAGAGCGAGAGCAAAGAGCGGGAGATGGATATTTATTCGGAAGCCGTCCTTGCTT GCAGCATTGAAAACCCAGAGGCCTGCGTCATGTGCAGTGGTTAG